Proteins from one Ficedula albicollis isolate OC2 chromosome 21, FicAlb1.5, whole genome shotgun sequence genomic window:
- the FAAP20 gene encoding Fanconi anemia core complex-associated protein 20 produces the protein MAQSTDIQQCRPALGGGGVQARRALLRAPSEQLAPRREGGSEGGESQPRQRARGRRKRRRLKRRPSSLSALPRPPAPSPGAAKLRLKPRTAPPSRGRQRSPGPEPPPRPRPSTDRCSWFEKEELNECEKTWLLLLKDISQDSHCTNWDSVPSFPEFVEKKQQAKSPEHQEVFTVGIKDFKWVPFPSFHKEECLNPKDLNSQQPTQSQSNELHKGQGQADKLKSFSTSTDQAKTVSGADTKGVSELDVSPKSCKDPGHSSSAQPSALLQSPAEALNPQQHHTGTAQSSRAGRREEGEEKPQIQTHQGDLPAGEATGVPVEKPQLGSAPGAESHEEKMEKQSETASALDSCPMCLMQFSGRLSQLDMDGHLARCLSESADDVMW, from the exons ATGGCACAGTCCACAGACATCCAGCAAT GCAGACCGGCCCTCGGCGGTGGAGGGGTGCAGGCGCGGCGGGCCCTCCTCAGGGCGCCCTCAGAGCAGCTCGCCCCGCGCCGTGAGGGCGGCTCTGAGGGCGGGGAGTCCCAGCCCCGGCAGCGCGCCcggggcaggaggaagaggaggaggctgaagcGCCGGCCGTCCTCTCTCTCCGCTCTCCCGCGGCCGCCAGCGCCGTCCCCCG GAGCCGCCAAGCTGCGCCTGAAGCCCCGGACGGCGCCGCCCTCCCGCGGCCGGCagcgcagccccggccccgAGCCCCCGCCGCGGCCCCG GCCATCGACTGACAGATGTTCCTGgtttgaaaaggaagaattaaacGAGTGTGAGAAAACCTGGCTTTTGCTACTGAAAGACATCAGTCAAGATTCACACTGCACAAACTGGGACTCAGTGCCCAGCTTTCCGGAGTTTGTGGAAAAG AAACAACAGGCAAAGAGTCCAGAACACCAGGAAGTCTTTACAGTGGGAATAAAAGACTTTAAGTGGGTACCATTCCCATCTTTTCACAAAGAAGAATGTCTGAACCCCAAGGATCTGAACTCCCAGCAGCCAACACAGAGCCAGAGCAATGAATTGCATAAAGGACAAGGCCAAGCAGATAAACTGAAAAGCTTCTCCACCAGTACAGATCAAGCCAAAACTGTATCTGGAGCAGACACAAAAGGTGTTTCAGAGCTGGATGTGAGTCCTAAATCATGTAAAgaccctgggcacagcagctcagcacaaccCTCAGCCTTGCTACAAAGCCCTGCAGAGGCTTTGAACcctcagcagcaccacacagggactgcacagagcagcagggcaggcaggagagaagaGGGTGAGGAAAAGCCTCAAATCCAAACACATCAGGGGGATCTTCCAGCAGGGGAGGCCACGGGGGTGCCTGTGGAAAAGCCTCAGCTTGGGagtgctcctggagctgagagCCACGAGGAGaagatggaaaagcagagtgaaaCAGCTTCAGCTCTTGACAGTTGTCCAATGTGTCTGATGCAGTTTAGTGGAAG GCTCTCCCAGCTGGACATGGATGGCCACCTTGCCAGGTGCTTGTCTGAAAGTGCAGATGATGTCATGTGGTAA